One Drosophila kikkawai strain 14028-0561.14 chromosome 3L, DkikHiC1v2, whole genome shotgun sequence genomic window carries:
- the msn gene encoding serine/threonine-protein kinase mig-15 isoform X1 has protein sequence MAHQQQQQLAPSVNCSLDDIDLTALKDPAGIFELIEVVGNGTYGQVYKGRHTKTGQLAAIKVMDVTEDEEEEIKLEINVLKKYSNHRNIATYYGAFIKKSPPGKDDQLWLVMEYCGAGSVTDLVKSTKGQSLKEEWIAYICREILRGLSYLHSNKVIHRDIKGQNVLLTDNAEVKLVDFGVSAQLDRTIGRRNTFIGTPYWMAPEVIACDENPDATYDNRSDLWSLGITALEMAESQPPLCDLHPMRALFLIPRNSPPRLKSKKWTKKFQSFIDTVLVKDYHQRPYTENLLKHAFIKDQPTDRQVRIQLKDHIDRCKKRKQEKEREDYRYSGSDNDDDEPQLAGEHSSIVQAPGGDTLRRNFQQIQEGRLAAEQQQQQHHLMAQAQAQAAAAHAAAQAQAQLQQQQQQAAAAAAAAAHAAQQAQAAQQQQQAQAQQPQANRQQKPPSRQPIEELGPPARPPQRLIVVPDPPHANRPLPPTPKCGEPAGQTPQQLQRNSQNNFKPSLPPRRPEDHLDVLAAQLNELGVVSSQQPQPQTPGIQGSQQQQAQPEAPPRNNRQSSGLSSSGSASGGSSSKPAAALPQQGNNHLGQPVNPLDPLDSSDSDSEPDEPNDRARNDGTLLASDPPKPLPGLGPVSEDANTTPLSHGSGGPPNRPLPPTPDDDDQAGDRTLIMKRKLEQNNINRLQKSASTSHANVTPPSSRIRGDQDSRLLRDWDFDRFFPKNANGPRGNSNRGSENSSPTTTASLSRSSQLSTLKVDTKLQRASVAEPITRPVPRGYQPLKGAEPSASQSIAKDQGPSPSSSSIQAHKRQDSDSKLPMNFVRGFRRENSDFFPLTKRHSAVLSGGVGTSSGSGTGTGSGSTSNQQQQQPARASAMYQRNSIYNSSLTSNSTNKNQKENASTPAASTASVTATAKGAGPKPSKSLASFNFLRPRREKTESVIVLQNAAIRAQRQQQQQQQQQQQAQQLLQQQQQQNRGGGGGGSGVGGGGVSGSSGVGADGLGTPGTRTSSVLPDLLSQASPATPPRHDKSSSEEYQAAISSSVHSTPSKSFIASSGSGSGSVGALGGLGLGGGTVIGGVIISSNNHSPQSTISLASSSSNSRQNSPKNSISKTRSSSSITNLLHKSASSSSANLHHLTPCSSTSSASLSISNSNANANNTPLPPHAYALQQKQRSFLTFGFGAGGSGPSRRESHVNVNVTPTSHEAANDTPEIRKYKKRFNSEILCAALWGVNLLIGTENGLMLLDRSGQGKVYQLISRRRFQQMEVLEGQNILVTISGKKNRVRVYYLSWLKSKILRTDGLSDQVERRNGWINVGDLQGAVHFKIVKYERIKFLVIALKDSIEIYAWAPKPYHKFMAFKNFGELEHRPLLVDLTIEDQSRLKVIYGSAEGFHAVDLDSAEVYDIYLPKHTQGAIIPHCIVALPNSNGMQLLLCYDNEGVYVNTVGRVSKNIVLQWGEMPTSVAYIGTGQIMGWGNKAIEIRSVESGHLDGVFMHKKAQRLKFLCERNDKVFFSSAKGASSCQIYFMTLNKPGMANW, from the exons gGCCGTCACACGAAGACTGGTCAATTGGCTGCCATAAAGGTGATGGATGTTaccgaggacgaggaggaggagatcaAGTTAGAGATAAATGTGCTAAAGAAATACTCGAATCACCGCAACATTGCCACCTACTATGGCGCCTTCATCAAGAAGTCACCGCCTGGTAAGGATGACCAGCTGTGGCTGGTGATGGAGTACTGCGGTGCTGGATCCGTCACAGACTTGGTCAAGTCCACCAAGGGCCAGAGTTTGAAAGAGGAATGGATTGCCTACATTTGCCGCGAAATCCTGCGTGGCCTGAGTTACCTGCACTCCAACAAGGTCATCCATCGTGACATCAAGGGCCAGAATGTGCTACTCACGGACAATGCGGAGGTCAAGCTGGTGGATTTCGGTGTCTCTGCACAGTTGGATCGCACGATAGGCAGGCGCAACACATTCATCG GTACTCCCTACTGGATGGCCCCCGAGGTCATTGCCTGCGACGAGAATCCCGATGCCACGTACGACAACCGATCCGATCTGTGGTCCCTGGGCATCACTGCCCTGGAAATGGCTGAGTCACAGCCCCCGCTCTGCGATCTGCATCCAATGCGGGCCCTCTTCCTGATTCCGCGCAATTCGCCGCCGCGACTTAAATCGAAGAAGTGGACCAAGAAGTTCCAAAGCTTCATTGACACGGTGCTAG TGAAGGACTATCACCAGCGGCCTTATACCGAGAACCTGCTGAAGCATGCCTTCATTAAGGACCAGCCCACAGATCGCCAGGTGCGCATCCAGCTGAAGGATCACATCGATCGCTGCAAGAAGCGCAAGCAGGAGAAGGAACGCGAGGATTATCGCTACTCGGGCTCCGACAACGATGATGACGAACCGCAGCTGGCCGGCGAGCACAGCTCCATTGTCCAGGCACCGGGCGGTGATACGCTGCGTAGGAACTTCCAGCAGATCCAGGAGGGTCGCCTGGCCGccgaacagcagcagcagcagcatcacctgATGGCCCAGGCTCAGGCTCAGGCGGCAGCCGCACATGCCGCtgcccaggcccaggcccagctacaacagcagcagcaacaggccgcagcagcagcggcggcggcagcccATGCAGCGCAGCAGGCACAGgccgcccagcagcagcagcaggcgcaggCCCAGCAGCCACAGGCCAATCGCCAGCAGAAACCGCCATCG CGCCAGCCGATCGAGGAACTGGGTCCGCCGGCACGCCCGCCACAGCGCCTGATCGTGGTGCCGGATCCACCGCACGCCAATCGGCCATTGCCACCGACCCCCAAGTGCGGGGAGCCGGCGGGACAGACgccgcagcagctgcagcgcaACTCGCAGAATAACTTCAAGCCATCG ttaCCACCAAGGAGACCTGAG GATCATTTGGATGTGTTAGCAGCACAATTAAATGAATTGGGCGTGGTCTCCTCCCAACAGCCGCAGCCACAGACACCCGGGATCCAGGGatcccagcagcaacaggcgcAACCAGAGGCGCCGCCTAGGAATAATCGCCAGTCGAGCGGCCTGTCTTCCAGTGGATCCGCATCCGGCGGTTCCTCCTCAAAGCCAGCCGCTGCTTTGCCCCAGCAGGGTAACAATCATCTGGGTCAGCCAGTGAATCCGCTGGATCCGCTGGACAGCAGCGATTCGGATAGTGAGCCGGATGAGCCCAACGATAGGGCCAGGAACGATGGCACACTATTGGCCAGCGATCCGCCCAAGCCGCT GCCTGGCTTGGGACCGGTTTCCGAGGACGCCAATACGACGCCGTTGAGCCACGGCAGCGGCGGACCGCCTAACCGCCCACTGCCCCCCACGCCGGATGACGATGACCAGGCCGGAGATCGCACATTGATCATGAAGCGC AAACTAGAGCAGAACAACATAAATCGCCTGCAAAAGTCCGCCTCGACTTCGCATGCCAATGTAACGCCGCCATCATCACGTATCCGCGGTGACCAGGACTCCCGCCTGCTGAGGGATTGGGACTTTGATCGCTTCTTCCCCAAGAATGCCAATGGACCGCGAGGTAACAGCAATCGAGGAAGCGAAAACAGTAGCCCCACGACAACGGCTAGCCTGAGCAGGAGCTCGCAGCTAAGCACACTCAAAGTGGACACGAAGCTGCAGCGGGCCAGTGTGGCGGAGCCCATAACGAGACCAGTGCCACGTGGCTATCAGCCGCTGAAGGGCGCCGAACCGAGTGCCAGCCAAAGTATTGCCAAAGATCAGGGACCAAgtcccagttccagttccataCAAGCGCACAAGCGCCAGGATTCCGACTCCAAGCTGCCGATGAACTTTGTGCGGGGCTTTCGGCGTGAGAACTCGGATTTCTTTCCGCTCACCAAGCGCCACTCGGCGGTGCTGAGTGGTGGCGTAGGCACCAGCTCCGGATCAGGAACGGGAACGGGTTCGGGATCCACCtccaaccagcagcagcaacagccagcTAGAGCCAGTGCCATGTACCAAAGGAACAGCATTTATAACAGCAGTCTCACAAGCAACAGCACCAACAAGAACCAAAAGGAGAATGCCTCCACGCCAGCAGCGTCGACGGCATCTGTCACGGCGACAGCCAAGGGAGCTGGTCCCAAGCCTTCCAAATCCTTGGCCAGCTTCAACTTCCTGCGACCGCGTCGCGAAAAGACTGAATCCGTCATTGTGCTGCAGAATGCTGCAATTCGTgcccagcggcagcagcagcagcagcaacaacagcagcaacaggcgcAGCAGctactgcagcagcaacagcagcag AATcgtggaggaggcggcggcggtagCGGCGTAGGAGGTGGCGGCgtcagcggcagcagcggtgTGGGAGCCGATGGCTTAGGCACTCCTGGAACCAGGACCAGCAGCGTCCTGCCCGATCTGCTCAGCCAGGCATCGCCGGCAACGCCACCGCGTCACGATAAATCATCCAGTGAGGAG TATCAGGCGGCCATTAGCTCATCCGTGCATTCCACGCCATCGAAATCGTTTATCGCTAGCAGCGgaagcggcagcggcagcgtcGGCGCTCTAGGCGGTCTCGGCTTGGGGGGCGGTACCGTTATTGGGGGTGTGATTATTAGCAGCAATAATCACTCGCCACAATCGACGATATCGCTCGCCTCGTCCTCGTCGAATTCGCGCCAGAATTCGCCAAAGAATTCGATCAGCAAGACGCGCTCCTCCAGCAGTATTACTAATCTCTTGCACAAATCTGCTTCTTCCTCCTCCGCGAACCTACACCACCTGACGCCCTGCTCCTCAACGTCCTCGGCCTCGCTCTCGATCTCCAACTCTAATGCCAATGCCAACAATACACCGCTGCCCCCGCACGCGTACGCTCTGCAACAGAAGCAGCGAAGCTTCCTGACCTTCGGCTTCGGTGCCGGCGGTTCCGGTCCATCGCGTCGCGAGTCTCATGTCAATGTCAATGTGACGCCCACTTCGCATGAGGCGGCCAACGATACGCCCGAGATCCGTAAGTATAAGAAGCGTTTCAACTCGGAGATTCTGTGTGCGGCGCTGTGGGGCGTTAATCTGCTGATTGGAACGGAGAATGGTTTAATGTTGCTGGATCGATCTGGTCAGGGCAAG GTCTATCAGCTCATTTCACGACGTCGTTTCCAGCAAATGGAGGTGCTAGAGGGCCAGAATATATTGGTCACCATATCCGGAAAGAAAAATCGCGTGCGCGTCTACTACTTGTCCTGGCTCAAGTCGAAGATCTTGCGAACCGATGGCCTGTCCGAC CAAGTGGAACGTCGCAATGGTTGGATTAACGTTGGTGATCTCCAAGGTGCTGTACATTTTAAGATTGTCAAATACGAGAGGATTAAGTTCCTAGTGATTGCATTAAAAGACTCGATTGAAATTTATGCATGGGCACCCAAACCATATCACAAATTTATGGCATTTAAG aattttggTGAATTGGAACATCGCCCGCTTTTGGTCGATCTAACAATTGAGGATCAATCGAGACTGAAAGTGATCTATGGCTCCGCCGAGGGTTTCCATGCAGTTGATTTAGATTCAGCTGAAGTATACGATATCTATCTTCCCAAGCAT ACTCAGGGTGCAATCATTCCGCACTGTATTGTGGCGCTTCCAAACTCAAATGGCATGCAACTGCTGCTCTGCTATGACAATGAAGGCGTCTATGTCAACACTGTGGGTCGTGTCTCCAAGAATATTGTGCTGCAG TGGGGCGAAATGCCCACCTCAGTGGCCTATATTGGCACGGGACAAATTATGGGTTGGGGCAATAAAGCAATAGAG ATACGTTCCGTTGAAAGCGGCCATTTGGATGGTGTGTTTATGCACAAGAAGGCGCAGCGCTTGAAATTCCTTTGCGAGCGCAACGACAAAGTATTCTTCAGCAGTGCCAAAGGTGCTTCATCGTGTCAAATCTACTTTATGACGCTCAACAAGCCGGGCATGGCCAACTGGTAA
- the msn gene encoding serine/threonine-protein kinase mig-15 isoform X4: MAHQQQQQLAPSVNCSLDDIDLTALKDPAGIFELIEVVGNGTYGQVYKGRHTKTGQLAAIKVMDVTEDEEEEIKLEINVLKKYSNHRNIATYYGAFIKKSPPGKDDQLWLVMEYCGAGSVTDLVKSTKGQSLKEEWIAYICREILRGLSYLHSNKVIHRDIKGQNVLLTDNAEVKLVDFGVSAQLDRTIGRRNTFIGTPYWMAPEVIACDENPDATYDNRSDLWSLGITALEMAESQPPLCDLHPMRALFLIPRNSPPRLKSKKWTKKFQSFIDTVLVKDYHQRPYTENLLKHAFIKDQPTDRQVRIQLKDHIDRCKKRKQEKEREDYRYSGSDNDDDEPQLAGEHSSIVQAPGGDTLRRNFQQIQEGRLAAEQQQQQHHLMAQAQAQAAAAHAAAQAQAQLQQQQQQAAAAAAAAAHAAQQAQAAQQQQQAQAQQPQANRQQKPPSRQPIEELGPPARPPQRLIVVPDPPHANRPLPPTPKCGEPAGQTPQQLQRNSQNNFKPSLPPRRPEDHLDVLAAQLNELGVVSSQQPQPQTPGIQGSQQQQAQPEAPPRNNRQSSGLSSSGSASGGSSSKPAAALPQQGNNHLGQPVNPLDPLDSSDSDSEPDEPNDRARNDGTLLASDPPKPLPGLGPVSEDANTTPLSHGSGGPPNRPLPPTPDDDDQAGDRTLIMKRNRGGGGGGSGVGGGGVSGSSGVGADGLGTPGTRTSSVLPDLLSQASPATPPRHDKSSSEEYQAAISSSVHSTPSKSFIASSGSGSGSVGALGGLGLGGGTVIGGVIISSNNHSPQSTISLASSSSNSRQNSPKNSISKTRSSSSITNLLHKSASSSSANLHHLTPCSSTSSASLSISNSNANANNTPLPPHAYALQQKQRSFLTFGFGAGGSGPSRRESHVNVNVTPTSHEAANDTPEIRKYKKRFNSEILCAALWGVNLLIGTENGLMLLDRSGQGKVYQLISRRRFQQMEVLEGQNILVTISGKKNRVRVYYLSWLKSKILRTDGLSDQVERRNGWINVGDLQGAVHFKIVKYERIKFLVIALKDSIEIYAWAPKPYHKFMAFKNFGELEHRPLLVDLTIEDQSRLKVIYGSAEGFHAVDLDSAEVYDIYLPKHTQGAIIPHCIVALPNSNGMQLLLCYDNEGVYVNTVGRVSKNIVLQWGEMPTSVAYIGTGQIMGWGNKAIEIRSVESGHLDGVFMHKKAQRLKFLCERNDKVFFSSAKGASSCQIYFMTLNKPGMANW, encoded by the exons gGCCGTCACACGAAGACTGGTCAATTGGCTGCCATAAAGGTGATGGATGTTaccgaggacgaggaggaggagatcaAGTTAGAGATAAATGTGCTAAAGAAATACTCGAATCACCGCAACATTGCCACCTACTATGGCGCCTTCATCAAGAAGTCACCGCCTGGTAAGGATGACCAGCTGTGGCTGGTGATGGAGTACTGCGGTGCTGGATCCGTCACAGACTTGGTCAAGTCCACCAAGGGCCAGAGTTTGAAAGAGGAATGGATTGCCTACATTTGCCGCGAAATCCTGCGTGGCCTGAGTTACCTGCACTCCAACAAGGTCATCCATCGTGACATCAAGGGCCAGAATGTGCTACTCACGGACAATGCGGAGGTCAAGCTGGTGGATTTCGGTGTCTCTGCACAGTTGGATCGCACGATAGGCAGGCGCAACACATTCATCG GTACTCCCTACTGGATGGCCCCCGAGGTCATTGCCTGCGACGAGAATCCCGATGCCACGTACGACAACCGATCCGATCTGTGGTCCCTGGGCATCACTGCCCTGGAAATGGCTGAGTCACAGCCCCCGCTCTGCGATCTGCATCCAATGCGGGCCCTCTTCCTGATTCCGCGCAATTCGCCGCCGCGACTTAAATCGAAGAAGTGGACCAAGAAGTTCCAAAGCTTCATTGACACGGTGCTAG TGAAGGACTATCACCAGCGGCCTTATACCGAGAACCTGCTGAAGCATGCCTTCATTAAGGACCAGCCCACAGATCGCCAGGTGCGCATCCAGCTGAAGGATCACATCGATCGCTGCAAGAAGCGCAAGCAGGAGAAGGAACGCGAGGATTATCGCTACTCGGGCTCCGACAACGATGATGACGAACCGCAGCTGGCCGGCGAGCACAGCTCCATTGTCCAGGCACCGGGCGGTGATACGCTGCGTAGGAACTTCCAGCAGATCCAGGAGGGTCGCCTGGCCGccgaacagcagcagcagcagcatcacctgATGGCCCAGGCTCAGGCTCAGGCGGCAGCCGCACATGCCGCtgcccaggcccaggcccagctacaacagcagcagcaacaggccgcagcagcagcggcggcggcagcccATGCAGCGCAGCAGGCACAGgccgcccagcagcagcagcaggcgcaggCCCAGCAGCCACAGGCCAATCGCCAGCAGAAACCGCCATCG CGCCAGCCGATCGAGGAACTGGGTCCGCCGGCACGCCCGCCACAGCGCCTGATCGTGGTGCCGGATCCACCGCACGCCAATCGGCCATTGCCACCGACCCCCAAGTGCGGGGAGCCGGCGGGACAGACgccgcagcagctgcagcgcaACTCGCAGAATAACTTCAAGCCATCG ttaCCACCAAGGAGACCTGAG GATCATTTGGATGTGTTAGCAGCACAATTAAATGAATTGGGCGTGGTCTCCTCCCAACAGCCGCAGCCACAGACACCCGGGATCCAGGGatcccagcagcaacaggcgcAACCAGAGGCGCCGCCTAGGAATAATCGCCAGTCGAGCGGCCTGTCTTCCAGTGGATCCGCATCCGGCGGTTCCTCCTCAAAGCCAGCCGCTGCTTTGCCCCAGCAGGGTAACAATCATCTGGGTCAGCCAGTGAATCCGCTGGATCCGCTGGACAGCAGCGATTCGGATAGTGAGCCGGATGAGCCCAACGATAGGGCCAGGAACGATGGCACACTATTGGCCAGCGATCCGCCCAAGCCGCT GCCTGGCTTGGGACCGGTTTCCGAGGACGCCAATACGACGCCGTTGAGCCACGGCAGCGGCGGACCGCCTAACCGCCCACTGCCCCCCACGCCGGATGACGATGACCAGGCCGGAGATCGCACATTGATCATGAAGCGC AATcgtggaggaggcggcggcggtagCGGCGTAGGAGGTGGCGGCgtcagcggcagcagcggtgTGGGAGCCGATGGCTTAGGCACTCCTGGAACCAGGACCAGCAGCGTCCTGCCCGATCTGCTCAGCCAGGCATCGCCGGCAACGCCACCGCGTCACGATAAATCATCCAGTGAGGAG TATCAGGCGGCCATTAGCTCATCCGTGCATTCCACGCCATCGAAATCGTTTATCGCTAGCAGCGgaagcggcagcggcagcgtcGGCGCTCTAGGCGGTCTCGGCTTGGGGGGCGGTACCGTTATTGGGGGTGTGATTATTAGCAGCAATAATCACTCGCCACAATCGACGATATCGCTCGCCTCGTCCTCGTCGAATTCGCGCCAGAATTCGCCAAAGAATTCGATCAGCAAGACGCGCTCCTCCAGCAGTATTACTAATCTCTTGCACAAATCTGCTTCTTCCTCCTCCGCGAACCTACACCACCTGACGCCCTGCTCCTCAACGTCCTCGGCCTCGCTCTCGATCTCCAACTCTAATGCCAATGCCAACAATACACCGCTGCCCCCGCACGCGTACGCTCTGCAACAGAAGCAGCGAAGCTTCCTGACCTTCGGCTTCGGTGCCGGCGGTTCCGGTCCATCGCGTCGCGAGTCTCATGTCAATGTCAATGTGACGCCCACTTCGCATGAGGCGGCCAACGATACGCCCGAGATCCGTAAGTATAAGAAGCGTTTCAACTCGGAGATTCTGTGTGCGGCGCTGTGGGGCGTTAATCTGCTGATTGGAACGGAGAATGGTTTAATGTTGCTGGATCGATCTGGTCAGGGCAAG GTCTATCAGCTCATTTCACGACGTCGTTTCCAGCAAATGGAGGTGCTAGAGGGCCAGAATATATTGGTCACCATATCCGGAAAGAAAAATCGCGTGCGCGTCTACTACTTGTCCTGGCTCAAGTCGAAGATCTTGCGAACCGATGGCCTGTCCGAC CAAGTGGAACGTCGCAATGGTTGGATTAACGTTGGTGATCTCCAAGGTGCTGTACATTTTAAGATTGTCAAATACGAGAGGATTAAGTTCCTAGTGATTGCATTAAAAGACTCGATTGAAATTTATGCATGGGCACCCAAACCATATCACAAATTTATGGCATTTAAG aattttggTGAATTGGAACATCGCCCGCTTTTGGTCGATCTAACAATTGAGGATCAATCGAGACTGAAAGTGATCTATGGCTCCGCCGAGGGTTTCCATGCAGTTGATTTAGATTCAGCTGAAGTATACGATATCTATCTTCCCAAGCAT ACTCAGGGTGCAATCATTCCGCACTGTATTGTGGCGCTTCCAAACTCAAATGGCATGCAACTGCTGCTCTGCTATGACAATGAAGGCGTCTATGTCAACACTGTGGGTCGTGTCTCCAAGAATATTGTGCTGCAG TGGGGCGAAATGCCCACCTCAGTGGCCTATATTGGCACGGGACAAATTATGGGTTGGGGCAATAAAGCAATAGAG ATACGTTCCGTTGAAAGCGGCCATTTGGATGGTGTGTTTATGCACAAGAAGGCGCAGCGCTTGAAATTCCTTTGCGAGCGCAACGACAAAGTATTCTTCAGCAGTGCCAAAGGTGCTTCATCGTGTCAAATCTACTTTATGACGCTCAACAAGCCGGGCATGGCCAACTGGTAA